A section of the Salvelinus fontinalis isolate EN_2023a chromosome 33, ASM2944872v1, whole genome shotgun sequence genome encodes:
- the LOC129831665 gene encoding extracellular calcium-sensing receptor-like, with translation MCLCGWLWLLCCLHIPGYVWGQSGGGGGACRLMANPISGSVYRAGDVIIGGLFPIHVEAPLPEQEFRSIAGNVTCTIFNQRAYRWLQTMIFAVEEINRDPVLLPNLTLGFLAADTCLAEGTTLWAALAMVTGQEASVADTECGATPEVPVIIGDARSSASIVVAQTLGPFDLPMVSYFASCACLSDNWRYPSFFRTIPSDAFQARGMVRLLHQLGWEWVGLVSGDDDYGKFGVQMLLRDLQGSGVCVAYAEVIPKVLSQRRMKHIVDTIRGSTARVVVTFAIAQDARALMEEVVRQNITDRQWIASEAWVTYSTLSSPKNLPSLAGTIGFALKKAVIPSLGPFLTRLRPDGDYQKSDPFLRELWEEIFGCSLGINLSMTPSSRRQCTGSEVIGEGESQYADVSQLRASYNVYKAVYAIAHAIQDMVACRPGEGPFNSGQCPDIRKLQPSQIVHYLRGVNFSTPVGDLFHFDMNGDPPASYDIINWHVTPEGKAEFVQVGHFLSSVGVDDQFHINMENVVWGGGSGDEVPVSICSAACPPGTRHAVQKGKPVCCFDCLSCAEGEISNTTGSVECSRCPERFWSNPDRTACVPQLVDFLSYSDTMGVILSIISVFGATLTAGALATFFYHRHTPLVKANNSELSFLLLLSLKLCFLCALVFIGWPKPWTCMLRHTLFGISFVFCISCLLSRTVVVLVAFRATLPGENLMRFFSPTQQRMGISICTLIQVLICVLWLTLAPPRPAERGGREGRGPRVVLECEVGSVAGFSLVLGYIGLLASLCLLLAFLARKLPDNFNEAKFITFSMLIFCAVWISFVPAYVSSPGKYTVAVEIFAILASSFGLLFCLFAPKCFIILLRPERNTKKHMMSK, from the exons ATGTGCCTCTGTGGCTGGCTGTGGCTGCTCTGCTGCCTCCATATCCCTGGGTATGTCTGGGGTCAgtctggaggtggagggggggCCTGTCGGCTGATGGCTAACCCCATCTCAGGCAGTGTTTATCGGGCAGGAGATGTGATCATTGGGGGCTTGTTCCCCATCCATGTGGAAGCCCCTCTACCAGAGCAGGAGTTCAGGAGTATtgcaggaaatgtgacatgtacAAT TTTCAACCAGCGTGCTTACCGCTGGCTCCAGACTATGATCTTTGCGGTGGAGGAGATTAACCGTGACCCAGTCCTCCTTCCTAACCTCACCCTGGGGTTCCTGGCTGCTGACACATGCCTGGCAGAGGGTACAACTCTGTGGGCAGCTCTAGCCATGGTGACCGGCCAGGAGGCCTCTGTGGCGGACACAGAGTGTGGAGCAACCCCTGAGGTGCCCGTCATCATCGGTGATGCCCGCTCCTCAGCCTCCATCGTGGTGGCACAGACCCTCGGGCCGTTTGATTTACCCATG GTGAGTTATTTTGCCTCCTGTGCGTGTTTGAGTGACAACTGGAGGTACCCGTCGTTCTTCCGTACGATACCCAGCGATGCTTTCCAGGCTCGGGGCATGGTCAGGCTGCTGCATCAGCTGGGCTGGGAGTGGGTGGGGCTGGTGTCAGGGGATGATGACTATGGGAAGTTTGGGGTTCAGATGCTTCTCCGAGATCTTCAGGGATCTGGGGTTTGTGTCGCCTACGCAGAGGTCATCCCCAAG GTACTATCTCAGAGACGGATGAAGCACATCGTGGACACCATCAGAGGATCTACTGCCAGAGTGGTGGTGACATTTGCCATCGCTCAGGATGCACGG GCCCTGATGGAAGAGGTTGTCCGTCAGAACATAACAGACAGGCAGTGGATCGCCTCGGAGGCCTGGGTcacctactctactctctcttccccAAAAAACCTGCCCTCTCTTGCCGGGACTATTGGATTTGCCCTGAAGAAAGCTGTCATTCCCAGCCTGGGCCCTTTCCTAACACGCCTGCGGCCTGATGGGGACTACCAGAAATCCGACCCCTTCCTGAGGGAATTGTGGGAGGAGATTTTTGGGTGTTCTCTGGGGATTAACCTCAGCATGACCCCGTCGTCCCGGCGACAGTGTACTGGTTCAGAGGTCATAG GTGAGGGGGAGAGCCAGTATGCTGACGTGTCTCAGCTGAGAGCCAGCTATAATGTGTACAAGGCTGTGTACGCCATCGCCCACGCCATTCAGGACATGGTGGCCTGTCGACCAGGGGAGGGACCCTTTAATAGTGGACAGTGCCCTGATATCAGGAAGCTTCAGCCCAGCCAG ATTGTTCATTATCTGAGGGGAGTGAACTTCAGTACTCCTGTGGGGGATTTGTTCCACTTCGACATGAATGGTGATCCGCCTGCCTCTTATGACATCATCAACTGGCATGTGACCCCCGAAGGGAAGGCAGAGTTTGTCCAGGTCGGCCATTTTCTGTCTTCAGTGGGAGTGGACGACCAGTTTCACATCAATATGGAGAATGTGGTGTGGGGAGGGGGCAGCGGAGATGAG GTCCCTGTGTCTATATGCAGTGCTGCCTGTCCCCCTGGTACCAGGCATGCGGTACAGAAGGGGAAGCCTGTGTGCTGCTTCGACTGTCTGTCCTGCGCTGAAGGAGAGATCAGCAACACAACAG GGTCAGTTGAGTGTAGCAGGTGTCCGGAGCGGTTCTGGTCCAACCCCGATCGTACGGCCTGCGTCCCACAGCTGGTGGACTTCCTCTCCTACAGCGACACCATGGGTGTCATCCTGTCCATCATCTCAGTTTTCGGGGCAACGCTCACAGCTGGTGCACTGGCCACCTTCTTCTACCACCGCCATACGCCCCTG GTGAAAGCCAACAACTCTGAGCTCAGCTTCCTGCTCCTGCTGTCACTCAAGCTCTGCTTCCTGTGTGCATTGGTTTTCATTGGCTGGCCGAAGCCGTGGACTTGCATGCTGAGACACACCCTGTTTGGTATAAGCTTTGTGTTCTGCATCTCCTGTCTGCTCAGCAGgactgtggtggtgctggtggcCTTCAGGGCCACTCTGCCTGGAGAGAACCTGATGAGATTCTTCAGCCCCACCCAGCAGAGGATGGGTATCTCCATCTGTACACTCATCCAG GTGCTGATCTGTGTGCTGTGGCTGACCCTAGCTCCACCCCGGCCGGCTGAGAGGGGCGGCAGAGAGGGTCGGGGGCCGAGGGTGGTCCTGGAGTGTGAGGTGGGCTCTGTGGCCGGCTTCTCCCTGGTGCTGGGCTACATAGGCCTGCtggcctccctctgtctcctcttagCCTTcctggccaggaaactcccagaCAACTTCAACGAGGCCAAGTTCATCACCTTCAGCATGCTGATCTTCTGTGCCGTATGGATCTCCTTCGTCCCTGCCTACGTCAGCTCTCCTGGGAAGTACACTGTAGCTGTGGAGATATTCGCCATCTTAGCTTCCAGCTTTgggctgctgttctgtctgttcGCCCCAAAGTGTTTCATCATCCTCCTGAGACCAGAGAGAAACACCAAGAAACACATGATGTCCAAATAG